From the Limanda limanda chromosome 2, fLimLim1.1, whole genome shotgun sequence genome, one window contains:
- the rbfox2 gene encoding RNA binding protein fox-1 homolog 2 isoform X5, with product MLMSTDVASIMLPVSRALMDRELDAMAGVAPAAVRGMKRGDPEPDAQTAAALVDSAGAECKRPRMDGSGGIGEVGQNNDPLTLGYHGYPSLSQGSQDSAGGQEGLVPPPFSAFPPPPPPPPQNGLALDYGGSLYAAGAVQGAVEAGGAANIAANAANSLIAQQSDGSSQIDGQSVVGSGGGGGSIGDDTDAKGTPKRLHVSNIPFRFRDPDLRQMFGQYGKILDVEIIFNERGSKGFGFVTFETSADAERAREKLHGTLVEGRKIEVNNATARVMTNKKMTTPFSNGEGLAAMPYAGWKLSPMVGAMYSPELYTVPGFPYPAAAAAAASNAAQFRGAHLRGRARPVYSAVRAAVPQPAIPTYPGVMAYQDGFYSAADLYTSVSGH from the exons atgttaatgtcgACCGACGTCGCCTCCATCATGCTGCCCGTGTCCCGGGCTCTCATGGACCGGGAGCTGGACGCCATGGCCGGGGTCGCTCCCGCAGCCGTGCGGGGCATGAAGCGCGGAGACCCGGAGCCCGACGCGCAGACCGCGGCCGCCCTGGTGGACTCGGCCGGGGCGGAGTGCAAGCGTCCCCGCATGGACGGCTCGGGAGGGATCGGCGAGGTTGgtcag AATAACGACCCCTTGACCCTTGGTTACCACGGCTACCCGTCTCTTAGTCAG GGCTCCCAGGATAGTGCTGGTGGTCAGGAGGGACTCGTGCCCCCGCCTTTTTCCGCgtttcctccacctcctccgccgCCCCCCCAGAACGGCCTGGCCCTGGATTACGGGGGCAGCCTGTATGCAGCGGGGGCCGTCCAGGGTGCCGTGGAAGCCGGAGGAGCCGCTAACATCGCTGCCAACGCCGCCAACAGCCTCATTGCCCAA CAGTCAGATGGCTCCTCCCAGATTGACGGACAGTCCGTGGTTGGCTCGGGAGGAGGCGGGGGGAGTATCGGGGATGACACCGACGCCAAGGGGACCCCCAAGCGCCTCCATGTGTCCAACATCCCCTTCCGCTTCCGAGACCCGGACCTGCGGCAGATGTTTGGG CAATACGGCAAAATCCTCGACGTGGAGATCATTTTCAACGAGAGGGGATCCAAG GGCTTCGGCTTTGTGACATTCGAGACGAGCGCGGACGCAGAGAGGGCCCGGGAGAAGCTTCACGGCACGCTGGTGGAAGGACGTAAAATCGAG GTCAATAACGCCACAGCCCGAGTGATGACGAACAAGAAGATGACCACGCCGTTCTCGAACGGAGAGGGCCTAGCTGCTATGCCATACG CTGGATGGAAGTTGAGTCCCATGGTTGGAGCGATGTACAGTCCTGAGCTCTATACAG TACCAGGGTTCCCATAcccagcagcggcggcggctgcTGCTTCCAACGCGGCGCAGTTTCGGGGGGCTCATCTCCGGGGTCGAGCCCGGCCCGTCTACAGTGCAGTCAGGGCAGCTGTGCCACAACCTGCCATCCCTACATATCcggg tgtgatGGCCTATCAGGATGGTTTTTACAGTGCGGCTGATCTCTAT ACTAGTGTTTCAGGACATTAG